From a single Streptomyces misionensis genomic region:
- a CDS encoding glycosyltransferase family 39 protein, whose translation MTDLETRVAAPHAPPPPAPLPRRAAPALVGYAAVRVLGLVVLAVWSAARGKSALTLLTARWDSLWYTRVAEGGYGYQVRLPDGDVHSDLAFFPLLPWLERGLHAVTPLSYAHAGLVVSLLASLAAAAGIYAVAEHVYGRRVGVCAVLLWAVLPVAVVQSMAYSESLFTALAAWALYALLTGRWVSAGLLAALAGLTRPVGGAVVAAVWTAAVISFVRERSAARTDGARRTAHAPSAAAGPSTRVPSPFTLRRLLGMLIAPLGAAGYVLWVGGHTGRGPFGYLDVQAGWRNGFDGGYAFACFVADKFTSVPSALAGVGLIAGVALLLWLYVSGVRRGQPVELLVYTGVVLALALCASSYFGSKPRLLLPAFPVLLPLAEALARLRTSRSVLLTAALAIISAVYGAFWLNGSGPP comes from the coding sequence GTGACCGATCTCGAGACGCGCGTGGCCGCACCCCACGCCCCGCCGCCGCCCGCACCGCTGCCGCGCCGGGCGGCCCCGGCCCTCGTGGGCTACGCGGCGGTCCGCGTCCTGGGCCTGGTGGTGCTGGCGGTGTGGAGCGCCGCGCGCGGCAAGAGCGCCCTCACCCTGCTGACCGCGCGCTGGGACTCCCTCTGGTACACGCGGGTCGCCGAGGGCGGCTACGGCTACCAGGTGCGGCTGCCCGACGGCGACGTCCACTCCGATCTGGCGTTCTTCCCGCTGCTGCCGTGGCTGGAGCGGGGCCTGCACGCGGTCACCCCGCTGTCGTACGCGCACGCTGGTCTCGTGGTGTCGCTGCTCGCCTCGCTCGCCGCGGCGGCGGGGATCTACGCGGTCGCCGAGCACGTGTACGGGCGGCGGGTCGGTGTCTGCGCCGTGCTGCTGTGGGCGGTGCTGCCGGTCGCGGTGGTCCAGTCGATGGCGTACAGCGAGTCGCTGTTCACCGCGCTGGCGGCCTGGGCGCTGTACGCGCTGCTGACCGGGCGGTGGGTGAGCGCGGGGCTGCTCGCGGCGCTGGCGGGGCTGACCCGGCCGGTGGGCGGCGCGGTGGTCGCCGCGGTGTGGACCGCGGCCGTGATCTCCTTCGTGCGGGAGCGAAGCGCGGCGCGCACGGACGGCGCGCGGCGAACGGCGCACGCCCCTTCCGCCGCCGCGGGACCGTCAACACGCGTCCCCTCCCCCTTCACCCTCCGTCGCCTCCTCGGGATGCTGATCGCTCCGCTCGGCGCGGCCGGCTACGTGCTCTGGGTCGGCGGGCACACCGGCAGGGGCCCGTTCGGCTATCTGGACGTGCAGGCCGGATGGCGCAACGGCTTCGACGGCGGATACGCCTTCGCGTGTTTCGTGGCCGACAAGTTCACGTCGGTCCCGTCCGCGCTCGCGGGCGTCGGACTGATCGCCGGTGTCGCGCTGCTGCTCTGGCTGTACGTCAGCGGGGTGCGCCGGGGCCAGCCGGTCGAACTGCTGGTGTACACGGGGGTCGTGCTGGCGCTGGCGCTGTGCGCGTCGAGCTACTTCGGCTCCAAGCCCCGGCTGCTGCTGCCCGCCTTCCCGGTGCTCCTCCCGCTCGCCGAGGCCCTCGCCCGGCTGCGCACCTCCCGATCCGTCCTGCTCACGGCGGCGCTGGCGATCATCTCCGCGGTCTACGGGGCGTTCTGGCTGAACGGCTCCGGCCCCCCGTGA
- a CDS encoding phosphatase PAP2 family protein, with protein MRTERNLTRRLDRVFARLDREPERPAHIDVPVMSRHRVVLFSATLAFYLAIVWAVVTTSWLVRLDWQVMFFRPYQQWPQIHAFLDYYVVLGQRGPTAVMVAAWLGWRSWRQHTLRPLLTLATSLLLLNATVGAAKYGMGRLGPHYATVIGSNEMGLGGDIFPSGHTANAVVTWGILAYLASTPRARRWLSAVSAITSLGVGLTTVYLGTHWLSDVLLGWAAGLLILLALPWFEPLIAKAETRLFDLRDRWRNRPVPEPAAPLAPVLLKAPRGAEAEQSAPAREPVSSTRASRGLVHLAPGPHTARSERSPVTPAGSRRPPGGDRAPRGTSQPAARPLTGG; from the coding sequence GTGCGTACCGAACGGAACCTCACCCGGCGTCTGGACCGGGTGTTCGCCAGGCTGGACCGGGAGCCGGAACGGCCGGCCCATATCGATGTGCCGGTGATGAGCCGGCACCGGGTCGTGCTGTTCTCCGCGACCCTCGCCTTCTACCTGGCGATCGTGTGGGCCGTGGTGACCACCTCCTGGCTCGTCCGGCTCGACTGGCAGGTCATGTTCTTCCGGCCGTACCAGCAGTGGCCGCAGATCCACGCCTTCCTCGACTACTACGTGGTGCTCGGCCAGCGCGGCCCCACCGCGGTGATGGTCGCGGCCTGGCTCGGCTGGCGCTCCTGGCGCCAGCACACCCTGCGCCCGCTGCTCACCCTGGCCACCTCGCTGCTGCTGCTGAACGCCACGGTCGGCGCCGCCAAGTACGGCATGGGGCGGCTCGGTCCGCACTACGCGACCGTGATCGGCTCGAACGAGATGGGTCTGGGCGGCGATATATTTCCCAGCGGACACACCGCCAACGCGGTGGTGACCTGGGGCATCCTGGCCTATCTGGCCTCGACCCCGCGCGCACGGCGCTGGCTGTCCGCGGTCTCCGCGATCACCTCGCTGGGCGTCGGTCTCACCACCGTCTACCTCGGTACGCACTGGCTCAGCGACGTGCTCCTCGGCTGGGCCGCCGGCCTGCTGATCCTGCTCGCCCTGCCGTGGTTCGAACCGCTGATCGCCAAGGCCGAGACCCGGCTGTTCGACCTGCGCGACCGCTGGCGCAACCGGCCCGTTCCCGAGCCGGCCGCCCCGCTGGCGCCGGTGCTGCTCAAGGCGCCGCGCGGCGCGGAAGCCGAGCAGTCCGCGCCGGCCCGCGAGCCGGTCTCCTCCACCCGCGCCTCCCGGGGCCTGGTGCACCTGGCACCCGGACCGCACACGGCCCGCTCCGAGCGCAGCCCGGTCACCCCGGCGGGCAGCCGCCGCCCGCCGGGCGGCGACCGGGCACCCCGCGGCACCTCCCAGCCGGCGGCCCGTCCCCTGACAGGCGGCTGA
- a CDS encoding I78 family peptidase inhibitor has translation MAPIPTPPAEPQDSPDGYVGLDAASAERLARQRGWSTVRSLPPGAIITMEYRAGRLNFEVRDGRVARAWKG, from the coding sequence ATGGCACCGATTCCCACTCCGCCAGCGGAGCCCCAGGACAGTCCGGACGGGTACGTCGGCCTCGACGCGGCGAGCGCCGAGCGGCTGGCCCGGCAGCGCGGCTGGTCGACCGTGCGGTCGCTGCCGCCGGGCGCGATCATCACCATGGAGTACCGGGCGGGCCGGCTCAACTTCGAGGTGCGTGACGGCCGGGTGGCCCGCGCCTGGAAGGGCTGA
- a CDS encoding transglycosylase family protein codes for MSECADTTRTTARDDSTRRGRTTAVLAGAALLAPLGLLAATGNAAAADNGVWDRIAQCESGGNWHINTGNGYYGGLQFSAHTWRAYGGSAYASTADRASRSAQIAVATRVQQAQGWGAWPVCSGRAGAMGSAPSQVSVDKGPAKKPAPARTRKPAPATTPKTSRHPSPSRGTGGYTVRAGDTLSRIAERHGTTWHRLYAANRSVIGADPNVIVPGQRLTL; via the coding sequence ATGTCCGAGTGTGCCGATACCACCCGCACCACCGCCCGTGACGACAGCACGCGCCGGGGCCGCACGACGGCCGTACTCGCCGGCGCCGCGCTGCTGGCCCCGCTGGGGCTGCTGGCCGCGACCGGCAACGCCGCCGCCGCGGACAACGGGGTGTGGGACCGCATCGCCCAGTGCGAGAGCGGCGGCAACTGGCACATCAACACCGGCAACGGCTACTACGGCGGGCTCCAGTTCTCCGCCCACACCTGGCGCGCGTACGGCGGCTCCGCGTACGCCTCCACGGCCGACCGGGCCTCCCGGAGCGCGCAGATCGCCGTCGCGACGCGGGTCCAGCAGGCCCAGGGCTGGGGCGCCTGGCCGGTCTGCTCGGGACGCGCGGGAGCGATGGGCTCCGCCCCCTCGCAGGTGAGCGTCGACAAGGGCCCGGCGAAGAAGCCGGCCCCGGCCAGGACGAGGAAGCCGGCCCCGGCCACCACGCCGAAGACCTCGCGGCACCCGTCCCCGTCCCGGGGCACGGGCGGCTACACGGTGCGCGCGGGCGACACGCTGTCCAGGATCGCCGAGCGGCACGGCACGACGTGGCACCGCCTCTACGCCGCGAACAGGTCCGTGATCGGCGCCGACCCGAACGTGATCGTGCCCGGACAGCGTCTGACCCTCTGA
- the der gene encoding ribosome biogenesis GTPase Der produces MNDDIQPDGSAAHEYEHGALGDAEYAQFMELAAEEGFDIEDVEGAIEAAGHGPLPVLAVVGRPNVGKSTLVNRIIGRREAVVEDKPGVTRDRVTYEAEWAGRRFKVVDTGGWEQDVLGIDASVAAQAEYAIEAADAVVFVVDAKVGATDTDEAVVRLLRKAGKPVVLCANKVDGPSGEADAAYLWNLGLGEPHPVSALHGRGTGDMLDAVLEALPEAPEQTFGTALGGPRRIALIGRPNVGKSSLLNKVAGEERVVVNELAGTTRDPVDEIIELGGVTWKFVDTAGIRKRVHLQQGADYYASLRTAAAVEKAEVAVVLIDASENISVQDQRIVTMAVEAGRALVIAYNKWDTLDEERRYYLEREIETELGQVAWAPRVNVSARTGRHMEKLVPAIETALAGWETRVPTGRLNAFLGELVAAHPHPVRGGKQPRILFGTQAGTKPPRFVLFASGFIEAGYRRFIERRLREEFGFEGTPIHISVRVREKRGTKKK; encoded by the coding sequence ATGAACGACGACATCCAGCCCGACGGCTCGGCCGCGCACGAGTACGAGCACGGGGCTCTCGGCGACGCCGAGTACGCGCAGTTCATGGAGCTCGCCGCGGAAGAGGGCTTCGACATCGAGGACGTCGAGGGCGCCATCGAGGCGGCGGGCCACGGCCCGCTGCCCGTGCTCGCCGTCGTCGGCCGTCCCAATGTCGGCAAGTCGACCCTGGTCAACCGGATCATCGGCCGCCGCGAGGCGGTCGTCGAGGACAAGCCGGGCGTGACCCGCGACCGCGTCACGTACGAGGCCGAGTGGGCGGGCCGCCGCTTCAAGGTGGTCGACACCGGCGGCTGGGAGCAGGACGTCCTCGGCATCGACGCCTCCGTGGCGGCCCAGGCCGAGTACGCGATCGAGGCCGCCGACGCGGTGGTCTTCGTGGTCGACGCCAAGGTCGGCGCGACCGACACCGACGAGGCCGTCGTCCGGCTGCTGCGCAAGGCCGGCAAGCCGGTGGTGCTGTGCGCCAACAAGGTCGACGGCCCGAGCGGCGAGGCCGACGCCGCCTATCTGTGGAACCTGGGCCTCGGCGAGCCCCACCCGGTCTCCGCCCTGCACGGTCGCGGCACCGGCGACATGCTGGACGCCGTCCTGGAGGCGCTGCCCGAGGCGCCCGAGCAGACCTTCGGCACCGCGCTCGGCGGCCCCCGCCGGATCGCGCTCATCGGCCGCCCGAACGTCGGCAAGTCCTCCCTGCTGAACAAGGTGGCCGGCGAGGAGCGCGTCGTCGTCAACGAGCTGGCGGGCACCACCCGCGACCCGGTGGACGAGATCATCGAGCTGGGCGGCGTCACCTGGAAGTTCGTGGACACCGCCGGCATCCGCAAGCGGGTCCACCTCCAGCAGGGCGCCGACTACTACGCCTCGCTGCGCACCGCCGCCGCCGTGGAGAAGGCCGAGGTCGCGGTCGTCCTGATCGACGCCTCCGAGAACATCTCCGTGCAGGACCAGCGGATCGTCACCATGGCCGTCGAGGCGGGCCGCGCGCTGGTCATCGCCTACAACAAGTGGGACACCCTGGACGAGGAGCGCCGCTACTACCTGGAGCGGGAGATCGAGACCGAGCTGGGCCAGGTCGCCTGGGCGCCCCGGGTGAACGTGTCCGCGCGCACCGGCCGCCACATGGAGAAGCTGGTCCCGGCCATCGAGACCGCGCTCGCCGGCTGGGAGACCCGCGTGCCCACCGGCCGGCTCAACGCCTTCCTCGGCGAGCTGGTCGCGGCCCACCCGCACCCGGTCCGGGGCGGCAAGCAGCCGCGCATCCTCTTCGGCACCCAGGCCGGCACCAAGCCGCCGCGCTTCGTGCTCTTCGCCTCGGGCTTCATCGAGGCGGGCTACCGGCGCTTCATCGAGCGCCGGCTGCGCGAGGAGTTCGGCTTCGAGGGCACCCCGATCCACATCTCGGTGCGGGTGCGCGAGAAGCGCGGCACGAAGAAGAAGTAG
- a CDS encoding lysophospholipid acyltransferase family protein: MYGLWKPRVLGAWKVPATGPVILAVNHSHNIDGPMVMGVAPRPTHFLIKREAFVGPLGDFLTGIGQLKVDRAAADRTAITDALGVLAAGGVLGIFPEGTRGEGDFASLRAGLAYFAVRSGAPIVPVAVMGSSDRPGRLIKALPPLRSRVDVVFGDPFDAGDGSGRRTRRALDEATERIQKQLTGHLENARRLTGRRATLE, translated from the coding sequence ATGTACGGCCTGTGGAAGCCGCGGGTGCTCGGCGCCTGGAAGGTGCCCGCCACCGGCCCGGTGATCCTCGCGGTGAACCACTCGCACAACATCGACGGCCCGATGGTCATGGGCGTGGCGCCCCGGCCGACGCACTTCCTGATCAAGAGGGAGGCGTTCGTCGGTCCGCTGGGCGACTTCCTGACCGGCATCGGCCAGCTGAAGGTGGACCGGGCCGCCGCCGACCGCACCGCCATCACCGACGCCCTCGGCGTCCTGGCGGCCGGGGGAGTGCTGGGGATCTTCCCGGAGGGCACCCGGGGCGAGGGCGACTTCGCCTCGCTGCGCGCGGGCCTCGCCTACTTCGCGGTCCGCAGCGGGGCGCCGATCGTGCCGGTGGCCGTCATGGGAAGCTCGGACCGGCCGGGTCGGTTGATAAAGGCGCTGCCTCCGCTGCGCTCCCGGGTCGACGTCGTCTTCGGCGACCCGTTCGACGCGGGCGACGGATCGGGGCGGCGCACGCGCCGGGCGCTGGACGAGGCGACCGAGCGCATCCAGAAGCAGCTCACCGGCCACCTGGAAAACGCCAGGCGCCTGACCGGGCGCCGGGCGACACTTGAGTAG
- the cmk gene encoding (d)CMP kinase, producing the protein MENGAAPTAKPVIVAIDGPSGTGKSSTSKAVAAQLGLSYLDTGAQYRAITWWMVNNGIDLADPTAVAAVAGKADIVSGTDPEAPTITVDGVDVAAAIRTQEVTSKVSAVSAVPEVRARITELQRSLAAGAERGIVVEGRDIGTTVLPDADLKIFLTASPEARAARRSGELKGADLHATREALIKRDTADSSRKTSPLAKADDAVEVDTTELTLAQVIECVVTLVEEKRTGK; encoded by the coding sequence GTGGAAAACGGCGCCGCCCCGACCGCCAAGCCCGTGATCGTCGCGATCGACGGTCCCTCCGGCACGGGCAAGTCGAGCACGTCGAAGGCCGTGGCCGCGCAGCTCGGCCTGAGCTACCTGGACACCGGGGCCCAGTACCGGGCGATCACCTGGTGGATGGTGAACAACGGCATCGACCTGGCGGACCCCACCGCCGTCGCGGCCGTCGCGGGCAAGGCCGACATCGTCTCCGGCACCGACCCGGAAGCCCCCACCATCACGGTCGACGGGGTGGACGTGGCCGCGGCGATCCGCACCCAGGAGGTCACCTCCAAGGTCAGCGCGGTCAGCGCGGTGCCCGAGGTGCGCGCCCGGATCACCGAGCTCCAGCGCTCGCTGGCGGCCGGCGCCGAGCGGGGCATCGTGGTCGAGGGCCGTGACATCGGTACGACGGTGCTGCCGGACGCCGACCTCAAGATCTTCCTCACCGCCTCCCCGGAGGCCCGCGCCGCCCGCCGCAGCGGCGAGCTGAAGGGCGCGGACCTGCACGCCACCCGCGAGGCGCTGATCAAGCGGGACACCGCCGACTCCAGCCGCAAGACCTCCCCGCTCGCCAAGGCCGACGACGCGGTCGAGGTGGACACCACCGAGCTCACCCTCGCCCAGGTCATCGAGTGCGTCGTCACCCTGGTCGAGGAGAAGCGGACCGGGAAGTGA
- a CDS encoding prephenate dehydrogenase, translating to MRTALVIGTGLIGTSAALALTQRGVTVHLADHDPEHARTAAALGAGTDAPPEGPVDLAIVAAPPAHVATVLADAMRRGLARGYLDVASVKGGPRRELEALGLDLTAYLGTHPMSGREKSGPLAATGDLFEGRPWVLTPTRDTDTEVLNLALELVSHCRAVPVVMDADAHDRAVALVSHMPHLVSSMVAARLEHADEAAVRLCGQGIRDVTRIAASDPRMWIDILSANPGPVADLLADVAADLDETVTALRALQSCDEDKRRAGSAGVEKLLRRGNAGQVRVPGKHGSAPRVYETVVVLIDDQPGQLARIFADAGRAGVNIEDVRIEHATGQQAGLMQLMVEPHAAPVLSSALRERGWALRQ from the coding sequence GTGAGAACCGCACTCGTCATCGGCACCGGCCTGATCGGCACCTCCGCCGCCCTGGCCCTGACCCAGCGCGGGGTCACCGTGCACCTCGCCGACCACGACCCGGAGCACGCCCGGACCGCCGCCGCGCTCGGCGCCGGCACCGACGCGCCTCCCGAGGGCCCCGTCGACCTGGCGATCGTCGCCGCCCCGCCCGCGCACGTGGCCACGGTCCTCGCCGACGCCATGCGCCGCGGACTCGCCCGCGGTTACCTGGACGTGGCCAGCGTCAAGGGCGGCCCCCGCCGGGAGCTGGAGGCGCTCGGCCTGGACCTCACCGCCTACCTCGGCACGCACCCGATGTCCGGCCGGGAGAAGTCCGGGCCGCTGGCCGCCACCGGCGACCTCTTCGAGGGCCGCCCCTGGGTGCTCACCCCCACCCGGGACACCGACACCGAGGTGCTCAACCTCGCCCTGGAACTCGTCTCGCACTGCCGGGCCGTCCCGGTCGTCATGGACGCCGACGCCCACGACCGCGCCGTGGCCCTCGTCTCCCACATGCCCCACCTGGTCTCCAGCATGGTCGCCGCGCGCCTGGAACACGCCGACGAGGCCGCCGTACGGCTGTGCGGACAGGGCATCCGGGACGTGACCCGGATCGCCGCCTCCGACCCGCGCATGTGGATCGACATCCTCTCCGCCAACCCGGGCCCGGTCGCCGACCTGCTCGCCGACGTCGCCGCCGACCTGGACGAGACCGTGACGGCCCTGCGCGCCCTTCAGTCCTGCGACGAGGACAAGCGGCGCGCGGGCAGCGCCGGGGTGGAGAAGCTGCTGCGCCGCGGCAACGCGGGCCAGGTGCGGGTGCCCGGCAAGCACGGCAGCGCGCCGCGGGTCTACGAGACCGTCGTCGTGCTCATCGACGACCAGCCGGGACAGCTGGCGCGGATCTTCGCCGACGCGGGCCGCGCCGGGGTCAACATCGAGGACGTGCGCATCGAGCACGCCACCGGGCAGCAGGCAGGTCTGATGCAGCTCATGGTCGAACCGCACGCGGCCCCGGTGCTCAGCAGCGCGCTGCGCGAGCGGGGCTGGGCGCTGCGGCAGTAG
- the aroH gene encoding chorismate mutase → MAVRAVRGAVQLERDEAGHMEEQVGALLTAVLERNGLVPDDLISIWFTATPDLHSDFPAAAARKLGIVDVPLICAQELDVEGAMPRVVRILAHVESDRPRADIAHVYLGAAAALRKDIAQ, encoded by the coding sequence GTGGCGGTACGAGCGGTCCGGGGGGCCGTCCAGCTGGAGCGGGACGAGGCCGGTCACATGGAGGAGCAGGTCGGCGCCCTGCTCACCGCCGTCCTGGAGCGCAACGGGCTGGTCCCGGACGACCTGATCAGCATCTGGTTCACCGCCACCCCCGATCTGCACAGCGACTTCCCGGCCGCCGCCGCCCGCAAGCTGGGCATCGTCGACGTGCCCCTGATCTGCGCGCAGGAGCTGGACGTCGAGGGCGCCATGCCCCGGGTCGTCCGGATCCTCGCCCATGTCGAGTCGGACCGGCCCCGCGCCGACATCGCCCACGTCTACCTCGGCGCCGCGGCCGCCCTGCGCAAGGACATCGCCCAGTGA
- a CDS encoding Rieske (2Fe-2S) protein produces the protein MTQGATRRTVIATGAAALATGCGGNNGGSTSAAADNTRNGTDSPSPTRPASPAASTSPAADAKKLASTGDIPEGGGKVFDERKIVVTQPSKGEFKAFSAVCTHMGCTVSRVQNGTIDCPCHGSKFKIADGSVAEGPATKPLEEKRIKVEGNSIQLG, from the coding sequence ATGACCCAGGGCGCGACGCGGCGCACGGTGATCGCGACGGGCGCGGCGGCGCTCGCGACCGGCTGCGGCGGCAACAACGGCGGCAGCACCAGCGCCGCCGCCGACAACACCCGCAACGGAACGGACAGCCCCTCCCCGACGCGGCCGGCGTCCCCGGCCGCCTCCACCTCCCCGGCGGCCGACGCGAAGAAGCTGGCGAGCACCGGCGACATCCCGGAGGGCGGCGGCAAGGTCTTCGACGAGCGGAAGATCGTGGTGACGCAGCCGTCGAAGGGCGAGTTCAAGGCGTTCTCGGCCGTGTGCACGCACATGGGGTGCACGGTGAGCCGGGTGCAGAACGGCACCATCGACTGCCCCTGCCACGGCAGCAAGTTCAAGATCGCGGACGGTTCGGTGGCCGAGGGCCCGGCGACCAAGCCGCTGGAGGAGAAGCGGATCAAGGTCGAGGGAAACTCGATCCAGCTGGGCTGA
- a CDS encoding nucleotidyltransferase domain-containing protein, with amino-acid sequence MQPEDLVRDHTVYSCVTGSRAFGLATEASDTDRRGVFLAPTALFWRFEKPPTHVEGPDEERFSWELERFCELALRGNPNILECLHSPLVERVDDTGRELLSLRGAFLSRRAYGTFTRYALGQRRKLDADVRTTGAPRWKHAMHLLRLLISCRDLLRTGELRIDVGDAREPLLAVKRGEVPWAEVEARMARLGAEAEAALCRTPLPPEPDQARVADFLFRVRRASALASPPRP; translated from the coding sequence ATGCAGCCCGAGGACCTGGTACGCGACCACACCGTCTACTCCTGTGTCACGGGCTCCCGGGCCTTCGGCCTGGCCACGGAGGCGAGCGACACCGACCGGCGGGGCGTGTTCCTCGCGCCCACCGCCCTGTTCTGGCGGTTCGAGAAGCCGCCGACGCATGTGGAGGGGCCGGACGAGGAGCGGTTCTCCTGGGAGCTGGAGCGGTTCTGCGAGCTGGCGCTGCGGGGCAACCCGAACATCCTGGAGTGCCTGCACTCCCCGCTGGTGGAGCGGGTGGACGACACCGGCCGTGAACTGCTGTCCCTGCGCGGCGCGTTCCTCTCGCGCAGGGCGTACGGCACCTTCACCCGCTACGCCCTCGGCCAGCGCAGGAAGCTCGACGCCGACGTGCGCACGACGGGCGCCCCGCGCTGGAAGCACGCCATGCACCTGCTGCGGCTGCTGATCAGTTGCCGCGATCTGCTGCGCACCGGCGAGCTGCGCATCGACGTGGGCGACGCCCGCGAGCCGCTGCTGGCCGTGAAGCGGGGCGAGGTGCCCTGGGCCGAGGTGGAGGCGCGGATGGCCCGGCTCGGGGCCGAGGCGGAGGCGGCGCTGTGCCGCACCCCGCTGCCGCCGGAACCGGACCAGGCCCGGGTGGCGGACTTCCTCTTCCGGGTCCGCCGCGCCTCCGCCCTGGCGTCGCCGCCGCGCCCCTGA
- a CDS encoding nucleotidyltransferase domain-containing protein: MIDNLDMDLAPVVAEQPDPLLFATVSGAHLYGFPSQDSDVDLRGVHLLPTADLVGLREPEETRSKAWVRYGVELDLVTHDLRKFVRLMLRRNGYVLEQLLSPLVVHTGEAHRELAALAPAVLTSHHAHHYRGFAVTQWRLFEKTGELKPLLYTFRVLLTGIHLMRTGGIQAHLPTLAAEWDAPAYVPELIAAKAEREHGVFPGLDQARVAQDVERLHQVLDEAQAASVLPDAAGGHEALHDFVVRIRLAG, from the coding sequence ATGATCGACAACCTCGACATGGATCTCGCGCCCGTCGTCGCCGAACAGCCCGACCCCCTGCTGTTCGCCACCGTCTCCGGGGCCCACCTGTACGGCTTCCCCTCGCAGGACTCGGACGTGGACCTGCGGGGCGTCCACCTGCTGCCCACCGCCGACCTCGTCGGGCTGCGCGAGCCGGAGGAGACCCGGTCGAAGGCATGGGTGCGCTACGGGGTCGAACTGGACCTCGTCACCCACGACCTGCGCAAGTTCGTACGGCTGATGCTGCGCCGCAACGGCTATGTGCTGGAGCAGCTGCTCTCGCCGCTCGTCGTGCACACCGGCGAGGCCCACCGGGAACTGGCCGCCCTCGCGCCGGCCGTGCTCACCAGCCACCACGCCCACCACTACCGGGGGTTCGCGGTCACCCAGTGGCGGCTGTTCGAGAAGACCGGCGAACTCAAGCCGCTGCTCTACACGTTCCGTGTGCTGCTCACCGGCATCCACCTCATGCGCACCGGCGGCATACAGGCCCACCTGCCCACCCTGGCGGCCGAGTGGGACGCGCCCGCGTACGTGCCCGAGCTGATCGCCGCGAAGGCGGAGCGGGAGCACGGGGTGTTCCCCGGGCTCGACCAGGCGCGGGTGGCACAGGACGTGGAGCGGTTGCACCAGGTCCTCGACGAGGCCCAGGCCGCGTCGGTACTGCCGGACGCGGCGGGCGGTCACGAGGCGTTGCACGACTTCGTGGTGCGGATACGGCTGGCCGGCTGA
- a CDS encoding ADP-ribosylglycohydrolase family protein, with translation MSKRPATGALLGLALGDALGFPTEFNRVPEIIAKCGPWRGMELPRRAFVSDDTQMTLALGRGLRRAMAHGPLTPARLEPPLREEFVDWYESPDNNRAPGNTCLTACRLLMDEGRGWQEASQVGSKGCGANMRVAPIGLAPGLSAEQRSGAAQLQSGLTHGHPTALAASDLTAHAVHLLARGTEPAALVGRLRAHALDRRTRYDHLWLGDLWTRSQDPGPEQFIARGWDECLAILDRIEAAVATHSPETDPCEATGEGWIAEEAFATGLLCFLLFPDEPLTALRRAACTAGDSDSIACLTGAFAGAWLGADAWPADWAERIEYREDLLALGTLWDA, from the coding sequence ATGTCCAAGCGGCCGGCCACCGGAGCGCTCCTCGGCCTCGCCCTCGGGGACGCCCTGGGCTTCCCGACCGAGTTCAACAGGGTGCCGGAAATCATCGCCAAGTGCGGGCCCTGGCGCGGGATGGAGCTGCCTCGGCGCGCCTTCGTCTCCGACGACACCCAGATGACGCTCGCCCTCGGCCGCGGCCTGCGGCGGGCGATGGCGCACGGCCCCCTCACGCCCGCGCGTCTGGAACCCCCGCTGCGCGAGGAGTTCGTGGACTGGTACGAGTCGCCGGACAACAACCGCGCGCCGGGCAACACCTGCCTGACCGCCTGCCGCCTGCTGATGGACGAGGGGCGTGGCTGGCAGGAGGCCAGCCAGGTCGGCTCCAAGGGCTGCGGCGCCAACATGCGCGTCGCCCCGATCGGGCTCGCCCCCGGTCTGAGCGCCGAACAGCGGTCCGGCGCCGCCCAGTTGCAGTCCGGGCTCACCCACGGCCACCCCACCGCGCTGGCCGCCTCCGACCTCACCGCCCACGCGGTCCACCTGCTCGCCCGGGGCACCGAACCGGCCGCGCTGGTCGGGCGGCTGCGTGCCCACGCCCTCGACCGGCGCACCCGCTACGACCACCTCTGGCTCGGCGACCTGTGGACCCGCTCCCAGGACCCCGGCCCCGAGCAGTTCATCGCGCGCGGCTGGGACGAGTGCCTGGCGATCCTGGACCGGATCGAGGCGGCCGTCGCCACCCACTCGCCGGAGACCGACCCGTGCGAGGCCACCGGCGAGGGCTGGATCGCCGAGGAGGCCTTCGCCACCGGGCTGCTGTGCTTCCTGCTCTTCCCCGACGAGCCCCTCACCGCCCTGCGCCGGGCCGCCTGCACCGCCGGCGACTCCGACTCCATCGCCTGCCTCACCGGCGCCTTCGCGGGCGCCTGGCTCGGCGCGGACGCCTGGCCCGCCGACTGGGCCGAGCGGATCGAGTACCGGGAGGACCTGTTGGCACTGGGCACGCTCTGGGACGCTTAG